The following coding sequences are from one uncultured Desulfobacter sp. window:
- a CDS encoding LysR family transcriptional regulator translates to MNFTLDQLDAFSASVETGSFSAAARKLGKAQSAVSTAISNLEIDLGLELFDRAGKYPVLTPTGALFLREAETILSRCRSMQTKAAALSETMESRVRLAVSESLPNIAFKDGMLLKHFKARFPETELEILSGSLNDVWDMIDQDRIDFGVMMPTELLLDRWKSRSDFQIVGKMNFIPVAHPKYGLGKAGLDISALDSVLQIEVTSRGWEQETQLPVFSSRVWWVENEYLTRDLLRQGMGWGILPEHLIKDDLEANRLEQVQVDMGTAILTYPILMAWSKDRPLGRAGDWLFSAMKKYYS, encoded by the coding sequence ATGAATTTTACCTTGGATCAATTGGACGCATTTTCAGCGAGCGTTGAAACAGGCTCCTTTTCGGCGGCTGCCAGGAAACTGGGCAAAGCCCAGTCCGCCGTGAGTACGGCGATTTCCAATTTGGAGATTGATTTAGGTCTGGAGCTCTTTGACCGGGCCGGAAAATATCCGGTTCTGACCCCTACCGGCGCGTTGTTCCTTAGAGAAGCTGAAACGATATTATCCCGTTGTCGGTCCATGCAGACCAAAGCGGCGGCGTTGTCCGAAACCATGGAGAGCCGGGTCCGCTTAGCTGTGTCCGAATCCCTCCCTAACATCGCCTTTAAGGATGGTATGTTGCTCAAGCATTTCAAAGCTCGGTTTCCTGAGACCGAGCTGGAAATTCTTTCGGGTTCCCTCAATGATGTGTGGGATATGATCGACCAAGACCGGATTGATTTTGGGGTGATGATGCCCACGGAATTGCTTCTGGACAGATGGAAGTCCCGGTCGGATTTTCAAATTGTAGGAAAGATGAATTTCATTCCGGTGGCCCACCCCAAATATGGTCTGGGCAAGGCCGGGTTGGACATTTCCGCCCTTGATTCGGTGCTGCAGATCGAGGTGACTTCCCGGGGTTGGGAGCAGGAAACACAGCTTCCCGTGTTCAGCAGCAGGGTGTGGTGGGTGGAAAATGAATATTTAACCCGGGATCTTTTGCGCCAGGGCATGGGTTGGGGAATTCTTCCCGAACATTTAATAAAGGATGACCTTGAGGCCAACCGTCTGGAGCAGGTCCAGGTGGACATGGGGACGGCGATCCTTACGTACCCGATTCTCATGGCTTGGTCCAAGGATCGTCCGTTGGGCCGTGCCGGAGACTGGCTTTTTTCTGCGATGAAAAAATACTACAGCTGA
- a CDS encoding DUF1722 domain-containing protein has product MRIWDLHPGYLSQDSLLCEHRELHGMVSIIVKRKKGWARDPEILRWMDLGWALNKRHQLLTAEMKLRGHDGTSPVRIRKNRGAWPDTFIDEPYVQIRLLREKYQGREPGRIPLPQNAQQMWRQHKYAIMARSVPLYKKIGKDVARLGPRDDFSDLARLLVETLRIPPSQGGLKNAFQHMWGYVSDRYEGPRQAVSGWSLNDLLDRIQDLTITHRQPYLMESVALSELAVWIRDNSITDGRLVDRG; this is encoded by the coding sequence ATGAGAATCTGGGATCTTCATCCGGGATACCTGAGCCAGGATAGCCTTTTATGCGAACACCGGGAACTGCACGGCATGGTCTCTATTATCGTCAAACGCAAAAAAGGCTGGGCCCGGGACCCGGAGATCCTGCGATGGATGGATTTGGGTTGGGCGCTCAACAAACGCCACCAGTTGCTAACCGCCGAGATGAAACTGCGCGGACATGATGGCACATCGCCGGTGCGCATCCGAAAAAATAGAGGCGCATGGCCCGATACATTTATCGATGAACCCTATGTTCAAATCCGACTGCTTCGGGAAAAATATCAGGGCAGGGAACCTGGACGCATTCCTTTACCCCAAAATGCCCAGCAGATGTGGCGTCAGCACAAATACGCCATCATGGCCCGCAGCGTCCCCCTGTACAAAAAAATAGGTAAGGATGTTGCCCGCCTGGGGCCCCGGGACGATTTCAGCGACCTGGCCCGACTCCTGGTGGAAACCTTGAGAATCCCGCCGTCCCAGGGGGGATTAAAAAATGCATTTCAGCATATGTGGGGGTATGTATCGGACAGATATGAAGGCCCCCGGCAAGCGGTGAGCGGCTGGTCTCTGAACGATCTGCTGGACCGGATTCAGGATTTGACGATCACACACCGGCAGCCGTATCTCATGGAGTCCGTTGCCCTAAGCGAACTTGCTGTGTGGATACGGGATAATTCAATCACCGACGGGCGCCTTGTTGATCGGGGTTAA
- a CDS encoding iron-containing alcohol dehydrogenase: MTAFKHLTNPVLYSGPQEINRLVALLDPATPIFFITGGHFLNTSARQTLESQLQSAGCRFEMQTVHGEPGPDVVDDLTGQARLFKAGCVVGIGGGSVLDAGKAVAAMLCHDGSVQDYLEGVGTKAPTGKTVPFIALPTTAGTGSEATKNAVLSRPGPDGYKKSLRHDAFIPATAIVDPELAMGCPPATTLACALDAFSQLLESRVSTAATPLTQALSRQGLRLFVRGSRLFSDNLYQSRMELSLRWDLAMAAYLSGVSLANAGLGTVHGMAGPIGAFTRVPHGVACGCLLPGVFALLTDRMQVEALDEVGAWLSRGIDAVPQPDDFQAALDYMNGWADQLPKLGAYGFTEQHLDTVVTASDNKNFPIQLSPQQMRGVLSACL, translated from the coding sequence ATGACAGCATTTAAGCATCTCACCAATCCCGTTCTTTATTCGGGCCCCCAAGAGATCAACAGGCTTGTCGCTTTGCTTGATCCCGCCACCCCGATCTTTTTTATTACCGGTGGCCATTTTTTAAATACCAGTGCCCGGCAAACCCTTGAATCCCAATTGCAGTCGGCCGGATGCAGGTTTGAAATGCAGACGGTTCACGGGGAACCCGGCCCGGATGTTGTTGATGATCTGACCGGGCAGGCACGTCTGTTCAAGGCCGGTTGCGTGGTGGGTATTGGCGGGGGCTCGGTGCTGGATGCAGGCAAAGCGGTTGCGGCCATGCTCTGCCATGACGGGTCGGTTCAAGATTATCTGGAGGGTGTGGGCACCAAAGCCCCCACGGGAAAAACCGTTCCGTTCATTGCATTACCCACGACAGCCGGCACCGGCAGTGAGGCCACCAAAAATGCCGTGCTCAGTCGCCCGGGACCGGATGGGTATAAAAAATCATTACGCCACGATGCCTTTATTCCCGCTACAGCCATCGTTGATCCGGAACTGGCAATGGGATGTCCGCCTGCGACGACCCTGGCCTGTGCCCTGGATGCCTTCAGCCAGCTGCTGGAATCCCGTGTTTCCACAGCCGCCACCCCGCTTACCCAGGCTTTGAGCCGACAGGGCCTTCGGCTGTTTGTGCGGGGTTCGCGGCTTTTTTCGGACAACCTGTATCAAAGCCGCATGGAATTATCTTTGCGATGGGATCTGGCCATGGCGGCGTATTTGTCCGGGGTTTCCCTTGCCAATGCAGGCCTTGGCACGGTGCACGGCATGGCAGGGCCAATAGGGGCATTTACCCGTGTGCCCCACGGGGTGGCATGCGGCTGCCTTTTGCCCGGGGTTTTTGCCCTGTTGACCGACCGGATGCAGGTGGAAGCGTTAGATGAAGTGGGTGCCTGGCTTTCCAGGGGCATTGACGCAGTTCCCCAGCCCGATGATTTCCAAGCCGCCCTGGACTACATGAATGGCTGGGCCGACCAATTGCCTAAACTGGGTGCGTATGGGTTCACGGAACAACATCTTGATACGGTGGTCACTGCCTCGGACAATAAAAATTTCCCCATTCAATTGTCGCCACAACAGATGCGCGGTGTTTTATCGGCATGTCTCTGA
- a CDS encoding YkgJ family cysteine cluster protein — protein sequence MGKKHLKFVSISDAVKELQNTLIMQSEINKQKEIKPLMEGFWNFEIRKDSIKVHPLDFADRNGLWIKSDSNEQFYYGVDLVDIFIDLLNSKPSEIIAQIYSKIERVNAKVARHPKTDNIGILIETGMEKFKCIQCGHCCIDLPDAIETSVPDSDVLRWERENRYDILDWVVPFAGLNDIWIDPKTGEPVDRCPWLKKLPKKNIYICRIHETKPEHCRNFPKSKRHALDNDCKGFSAG from the coding sequence ATGGGCAAAAAACATCTAAAATTTGTTTCTATTTCTGACGCCGTTAAAGAACTACAAAACACCCTGATTATGCAATCTGAAATAAACAAACAAAAAGAAATAAAACCGCTAATGGAGGGTTTTTGGAATTTTGAGATTCGAAAAGACAGCATTAAGGTGCATCCATTAGATTTTGCCGATCGAAATGGGTTGTGGATAAAATCAGATAGTAACGAACAATTCTATTACGGTGTTGACCTCGTGGATATTTTTATAGATTTGTTGAATTCCAAGCCGTCAGAGATAATTGCACAGATATATTCAAAGATTGAGAGGGTAAATGCAAAAGTAGCCAGGCATCCTAAAACTGATAACATCGGGATTTTGATTGAAACTGGAATGGAAAAATTCAAATGCATCCAATGCGGTCATTGCTGTATTGATTTACCGGACGCCATTGAGACGTCTGTTCCTGACTCTGATGTACTGCGTTGGGAACGGGAAAATCGATATGACATTTTAGATTGGGTAGTTCCATTTGCAGGATTGAATGATATTTGGATCGATCCCAAGACCGGCGAACCAGTAGATCGCTGCCCTTGGTTAAAAAAACTCCCTAAAAAAAATATATATATCTGCAGGATTCATGAAACCAAGCCCGAACATTGTCGAAATTTTCCGAAATCTAAAAGACATGCTTTAGACAATGACTGCAAAGGATTTTCCGCAGGATAA
- a CDS encoding MATE family efflux transporter translates to MHVTNRDKGIIPKTFLSLLFSLALPISLQCLLTSSMAVIDMLMIGRLHDAAVAAVGIANQFVFIFFVIQFGVHSGVAIFTAQYWGKGDLSRIHQLSGLGILAGFAIGSVFAAAALFFPASVISLFSNDAEVVRLGSEYLRIVGMTFVPFCITFSFMTNMRSMGFAGVPLLSSFVAVVVNIGLNYCLIFGNLGFPAMGVKGAAIGTCIAKLIETGLLTAIIYLKPYPLAAPIKKMLSFDFAFVKRVAATCWPVFLNEFFWVTGVSMYKLVYARMGTQSIAAVNIVATLEEFLFVPFFGVFHAGSILIGNSIGAKRYARAFAYGKFMLLVQLPMALGAGLGLVLCRPFILGFYNISPAAYENAYYLMLTTGLIFWTKTTNFTTVVSVFRGGGDTKFGFLMDLSAVWCIGVPMAFVGAFVFHWPVYGVMALVALEELFKLMIGLPRFFSKKWIKNLVADPEISPGHNP, encoded by the coding sequence ATGCACGTCACAAATCGGGATAAGGGAATTATTCCCAAGACTTTTTTAAGCCTGCTTTTCAGCCTGGCTCTGCCCATTTCCCTGCAATGTCTTCTTACCAGTTCCATGGCCGTGATCGACATGCTCATGATCGGCCGGCTCCATGATGCGGCCGTGGCCGCCGTGGGCATTGCCAATCAGTTTGTGTTTATCTTTTTTGTGATCCAGTTCGGCGTTCACTCCGGTGTTGCCATATTCACCGCCCAGTATTGGGGCAAAGGAGATCTGTCACGGATTCACCAATTGTCCGGTCTGGGTATCCTGGCAGGATTTGCCATCGGATCTGTATTCGCCGCAGCTGCCCTGTTTTTCCCCGCATCCGTCATTTCACTGTTTTCCAATGATGCCGAGGTGGTCCGCCTTGGATCTGAATATCTGCGTATTGTGGGCATGACCTTTGTGCCGTTTTGTATCACCTTTTCGTTTATGACCAATATGCGCAGCATGGGGTTTGCCGGTGTGCCGCTTCTCTCGTCATTTGTGGCCGTGGTGGTAAATATCGGGCTCAACTACTGCCTGATTTTCGGCAACCTGGGCTTTCCGGCCATGGGGGTTAAAGGGGCGGCCATCGGCACCTGCATCGCAAAATTAATTGAAACCGGGCTGTTGACGGCGATCATCTATCTGAAACCTTACCCCCTTGCCGCGCCGATTAAAAAAATGCTCTCCTTTGACTTTGCCTTTGTCAAACGGGTCGCCGCCACCTGCTGGCCGGTATTTCTCAATGAATTTTTTTGGGTCACCGGTGTGAGTATGTATAAACTGGTTTACGCCCGCATGGGTACCCAGTCCATTGCCGCGGTCAACATTGTGGCCACCCTTGAGGAATTTTTATTTGTTCCCTTTTTCGGGGTTTTCCATGCCGGTTCCATCCTCATCGGCAACAGCATTGGGGCAAAACGATACGCCCGTGCATTTGCCTATGGCAAATTCATGCTTTTGGTGCAACTTCCCATGGCCCTTGGGGCGGGGCTTGGGCTTGTTTTGTGCCGGCCTTTTATCCTTGGCTTTTACAATATATCCCCGGCTGCCTATGAAAATGCCTATTACCTGATGCTGACAACCGGTCTGATCTTCTGGACCAAGACCACCAATTTTACAACGGTGGTGTCGGTGTTCCGGGGGGGCGGAGATACAAAATTCGGCTTTCTCATGGACCTGAGTGCCGTGTGGTGCATCGGTGTGCCCATGGCGTTTGTCGGCGCATTTGTTTTCCATTGGCCCGTGTACGGTGTCATGGCCCTGGTTGCCCTGGAAGAATTGTTTAAGCTGATGATCGGTCTGCCCCGCTTTTTTTCAAAGAAATGGATTAAAAATCTTGTGGCGGACCCGGAGATATCGCCGGGTCATAATCCGTGA
- a CDS encoding PocR ligand-binding domain-containing protein produces the protein MDNFRLYDLVDLSAVQKMAESHFQSTGMPIGIIDAFDNSILVGVGWQDICLNFHRINSESAKRCHASDNFIKQNLRIGEACKYKCKNGLWDIGIPIVVQKVHLATLFIGQFFYDGEIPDKAFFIEQSNLFGYDRVEYLKALERVPIFKHEKVEYILDYDKALATFLMDLAEKSLSQKKADNELHKAQAYLSNVINSMPSILIGIDSDEKITQWNRNAELTTGLSFADVVSKSFRTIFPSLKNELPDIRNVLKNNQIIRHNKRTLTDKNATRYVDITMFPIIDEHTKGAVIRIDDATERVRVERMMLQSEKMLSIGGLAAGMAHEINNPLASIMHSAYVMKNRLEDIDMPANLRVAKELGISMVDIRSFMEKRNIFRMLSAMHESGSRAAEIVNNMLSFARKSESKFSFHYPNELVDKILDLATTDYDLKKQYDFKSIEIRKQYEDNLPALLCESGEIQQVLLNIFRNGAQAMQSAKTKHPQFIIRIYTEKVPNSVVSLEIEDNGPGMDADTCSKVFDPFFTTKPVGVGTGLGLSVSYFIITENHKGRMEVISEPGKGATFIIRLPTHIKNQ, from the coding sequence ATGGATAATTTTAGGCTTTACGATCTGGTTGATTTGTCAGCCGTCCAAAAGATGGCAGAGTCTCACTTTCAATCAACGGGCATGCCCATAGGGATTATAGACGCTTTTGACAATTCAATATTGGTAGGAGTTGGTTGGCAGGATATTTGTCTTAATTTTCACCGTATTAATTCAGAATCAGCAAAAAGATGTCACGCCAGTGATAATTTCATAAAGCAAAATCTAAGAATTGGTGAAGCTTGTAAATATAAATGTAAAAATGGATTATGGGACATAGGAATCCCGATTGTCGTTCAAAAAGTCCATTTGGCGACGCTTTTCATAGGACAATTTTTTTACGACGGAGAAATACCGGATAAGGCGTTTTTTATTGAGCAATCTAATCTGTTTGGATACGATCGTGTTGAATATCTTAAAGCATTGGAACGAGTGCCGATTTTTAAACACGAAAAAGTAGAATATATTCTTGACTATGACAAAGCGTTAGCCACTTTTCTAATGGATCTTGCAGAAAAATCATTATCCCAAAAAAAAGCCGATAATGAACTTCATAAGGCCCAAGCTTATCTTTCCAATGTTATTAATTCCATGCCATCCATATTGATTGGAATTGATAGTGATGAGAAAATAACTCAATGGAATAGAAATGCAGAATTAACAACCGGTTTATCATTCGCTGACGTTGTTTCAAAGTCATTTCGGACAATATTCCCATCGCTAAAAAATGAATTGCCTGATATCAGAAATGTTCTAAAAAATAACCAGATCATCAGACACAACAAAAGAACATTGACAGATAAAAACGCCACCCGATATGTTGATATAACGATGTTTCCAATCATTGACGAACATACCAAAGGAGCCGTAATACGCATTGATGATGCAACCGAAAGGGTTCGTGTGGAAAGAATGATGCTCCAGTCAGAAAAAATGCTATCGATAGGGGGGCTTGCAGCAGGCATGGCCCATGAAATAAATAATCCTCTGGCGAGTATAATGCATAGTGCGTATGTCATGAAAAATCGTTTAGAGGATATAGATATGCCTGCAAATCTTAGGGTTGCAAAAGAACTTGGAATCTCGATGGTGGACATCAGATCCTTTATGGAAAAACGTAATATTTTCCGCATGCTTTCTGCTATGCATGAATCTGGATCACGGGCTGCAGAAATTGTTAATAATATGCTCAGTTTTGCAAGGAAATCCGAGTCCAAGTTTTCTTTCCATTATCCAAATGAACTGGTGGATAAAATTCTTGATCTGGCTACCACAGACTATGACTTGAAAAAACAATATGATTTTAAATCAATTGAAATCAGGAAACAATATGAAGATAACCTCCCTGCCTTGCTTTGTGAAAGTGGCGAAATTCAGCAGGTTCTGTTAAACATTTTTCGTAACGGAGCTCAAGCCATGCAGTCCGCAAAGACAAAACATCCTCAATTTATCATCAGAATTTATACTGAGAAAGTACCAAATAGTGTAGTAAGTTTAGAAATAGAAGATAATGGCCCCGGCATGGATGCGGATACCTGCTCAAAAGTATTTGACCCGTTTTTTACAACAAAACCTGTTGGTGTTGGTACCGGGTTGGGTCTGTCAGTTTCATATTTTATAATAACTGAGAACCATAAAGGCAGAATGGAAGTCATTTCTGAACCAGGAAAAGGAGCTACTTTTATTATTCGACTTCCGACCCATATAAAAAATCAGTAA
- the nfo gene encoding deoxyribonuclease IV has protein sequence MKYIGAHVSAAGGVENAPVNARKIGASCFALFTKNQRQWQAKPLSDKNIKAFKANCSELGFGPGQILAHDSYLINLGHPEQAALEKSRGAFIDEMRRCYQLGIAMLNFHPGSTLKKISMDDCLAVIAQSINLAHQQVPEVIAVIENTAGQGSNVGFAFEQMKTIIDQVDDQSRVGVCIDTCHAFAAGYDFVSREAYEKTWDQFDAMIGFEKLKGMHLNDAKKPINSRVDRHESIGKGELGLDAFQHIMADKRLDHIPMILETPDNDIWAEEIALLESLIKY, from the coding sequence TTGAAATATATAGGTGCCCATGTAAGTGCCGCAGGCGGTGTTGAAAACGCGCCGGTCAATGCCCGGAAAATCGGTGCATCCTGTTTTGCGCTGTTTACAAAAAATCAGCGGCAGTGGCAGGCCAAGCCTTTATCCGACAAAAACATCAAAGCGTTTAAAGCAAACTGCAGCGAATTGGGATTCGGCCCCGGCCAGATCCTCGCCCACGACTCTTACCTGATCAACCTGGGCCATCCTGAACAGGCCGCCCTGGAGAAATCCAGGGGGGCGTTCATTGATGAAATGCGGCGATGTTATCAACTCGGCATTGCCATGCTCAATTTTCACCCGGGGTCCACCCTCAAGAAAATCAGCATGGATGATTGCCTGGCCGTCATTGCCCAATCCATCAACCTTGCCCATCAACAGGTGCCCGAGGTCATTGCCGTCATTGAAAATACCGCAGGGCAGGGAAGTAATGTGGGATTTGCCTTTGAGCAGATGAAGACCATCATTGACCAGGTGGACGATCAGTCCCGGGTCGGGGTGTGTATTGACACCTGCCACGCCTTTGCGGCCGGGTATGATTTTGTCTCCCGGGAGGCGTATGAAAAAACCTGGGACCAGTTTGATGCAATGATCGGTTTTGAAAAATTAAAGGGCATGCACTTAAACGATGCCAAAAAGCCGATCAACTCCAGGGTGGACCGCCATGAAAGCATCGGCAAAGGGGAACTCGGCCTTGACGCCTTTCAACACATCATGGCGGACAAGCGCCTGGACCATATCCCCATGATTCTGGAAACACCGGACAATGACATATGGGCCGAGGAAATTGCCCTGTTGGAATCGCTGATCAAATACTAA
- a CDS encoding glutamine amidotransferase, which translates to MKPILIVKTGTTFPDLIAQQGDFEDWIARELGCSHREIKVVDAQTDPLPGPDQVGGAIISGSHAYVTDNLDWCLRLEHWTKQIVEHQIPLLGICFGHQVIAKAMGGVVDFHPISLEIGTKEIELLPGSENDPLCSGLPEKFKVHLFHSQSVLQLPAGATLLARNAFEPHQAFRIGKNAWGVQFHPEANGAATKGYIVNLSEDVQSAGLDPDRLTNQVEETPYSASILKRFGELLCSG; encoded by the coding sequence ATGAAGCCGATTTTAATTGTAAAAACAGGAACAACCTTTCCGGATCTCATCGCTCAACAGGGAGATTTTGAAGATTGGATCGCCAGGGAGCTTGGGTGTTCCCATCGTGAAATTAAAGTTGTCGATGCTCAAACCGATCCATTGCCCGGTCCCGATCAGGTTGGCGGTGCAATCATTTCCGGTTCCCATGCCTATGTAACCGATAACCTGGATTGGTGCCTCAGACTTGAACATTGGACAAAACAGATCGTTGAACACCAGATACCGTTGCTCGGCATATGCTTTGGCCACCAGGTGATTGCCAAGGCCATGGGCGGTGTTGTTGATTTTCATCCCATCAGCCTTGAAATCGGAACCAAAGAGATCGAACTTCTGCCGGGTTCTGAAAATGATCCGTTATGTTCAGGCTTGCCGGAGAAATTTAAAGTTCACCTGTTTCATTCCCAAAGTGTTCTTCAATTACCAGCCGGGGCAACGCTTTTGGCCCGCAACGCCTTTGAGCCGCATCAGGCCTTTCGTATTGGTAAAAACGCCTGGGGGGTTCAATTTCATCCCGAGGCCAATGGTGCTGCCACAAAAGGCTATATTGTAAATCTTTCAGAGGATGTTCAATCGGCGGGGCTTGACCCGGACCGCCTGACCAATCAAGTCGAAGAAACGCCCTATTCGGCATCCATTTTAAAAAGATTCGGTGAGCTGCTCTGCAGCGGTTAA
- a CDS encoding M23 family metallopeptidase produces the protein MIIRSCIAVLFMCLSITAVSLAQIPPDDNGTMVLAHPEQVDAGRPFLVRLTSVQAFDRIRVRWMDQDLVPSVTQWNGHHVAVVMLGTDVLTIKPGPQTLLVRAWAGGKESVWHRSVRILGRTYPRQELSLPSKMVTPPTEVLERIKAERARTQTAKHTWSAQRLWRLPFHRPVTGKFTSVYGLQRVLNGKPKNPHRGVDFRAPTGTAVEAVADGRVILAESHYYAGNSMYIDHGNGVISLYFHLSQFDASQGDIVKRGQIIGRSGCTGRATGPHLHLSISVQGQLVDPVPLFESTSEQLLR, from the coding sequence TTGATTATTCGATCCTGCATCGCTGTGTTGTTCATGTGCCTAAGTATTACTGCCGTCAGTTTAGCGCAAATCCCCCCTGACGATAACGGGACTATGGTCCTTGCCCATCCCGAACAGGTGGATGCGGGCCGGCCCTTTCTTGTCCGGTTGACATCTGTCCAGGCCTTTGACAGGATTCGTGTGCGCTGGATGGATCAGGACTTGGTTCCCTCCGTCACCCAGTGGAACGGACATCATGTGGCCGTTGTCATGCTGGGCACCGATGTGCTTACCATCAAACCCGGTCCCCAGACACTTCTGGTCCGGGCGTGGGCCGGGGGAAAGGAGAGCGTTTGGCATCGGTCTGTCCGTATTCTTGGCCGGACATATCCCCGCCAGGAGCTGAGCCTGCCGTCAAAGATGGTGACGCCGCCAACGGAGGTACTTGAACGAATAAAGGCGGAAAGGGCCCGGACCCAGACGGCCAAACATACCTGGTCTGCCCAGCGGCTGTGGCGTCTGCCCTTTCACCGGCCGGTGACGGGAAAATTCACCAGTGTTTACGGGCTGCAGCGCGTGCTGAACGGCAAACCCAAAAATCCCCACCGGGGCGTGGATTTCAGGGCACCCACGGGAACCGCTGTGGAAGCGGTGGCAGACGGCAGGGTCATTTTGGCTGAGTCCCATTATTATGCCGGCAATTCCATGTATATAGACCATGGCAACGGCGTTATTTCCCTCTACTTTCATTTAAGTCAGTTCGATGCGTCCCAGGGGGATATTGTCAAACGGGGACAGATTATCGGCCGGTCCGGTTGCACGGGCCGGGCCACGGGACCCCACCTGCATCTGTCCATATCCGTCCAGGGCCAACTGGTGGATCCGGTTCCACTGTTTGAGAGCACAAGTGAGCAATTGCTTCGCTGA
- a CDS encoding PACE efflux transporter encodes MNKKPEMRSGLDRLRHSIIYEGVFLFLTVLILRDLLNQSAAHIGSFGIIMSLMAMIWNYFYNYAFDHALIFLKHPLYPRKFKLRVFHSVCFEVGFMLASVPFTMVWMCFTFRQALTMDIVFTMAALTYTLIFNYAYDVIFPVTSAVPD; translated from the coding sequence ATGAACAAAAAACCTGAAATGAGATCCGGCTTGGACAGGCTTCGCCATTCCATTATTTACGAAGGCGTTTTTCTATTTCTCACCGTATTGATCCTTAGGGATCTCCTCAATCAGTCTGCCGCCCACATAGGCAGTTTTGGAATCATCATGTCGCTCATGGCCATGATTTGGAACTATTTTTACAATTATGCCTTTGATCATGCCCTGATCTTTCTCAAACACCCTCTTTATCCCAGGAAGTTTAAGCTGAGAGTTTTCCATTCAGTGTGTTTTGAAGTGGGATTCATGCTGGCCTCAGTCCCTTTTACAATGGTCTGGATGTGCTTTACTTTCCGCCAGGCCCTTACCATGGATATTGTTTTTACCATGGCGGCCCTGACCTACACCTTGATTTTCAACTATGCTTACGATGTGATTTTCCCTGTCACCTCAGCCGTTCCAGACTGA